CACTTCCTGCGTTGGAGAATGGCCATTTCCTCCCCCTGCCGGCAAAGGTCCTCCAGGCTCGGGTTCGGCACGACATTTGGGATGTTCGTGTTCAGTGGGCTAGCATGGATGAGAGTCAGGCTACTTGGAAACCACTGGCGCAATTCAAGGAGTCCTACTCGGAGTTTCAGCTCGAGGACAAGCTATTTGCCGAGGTGGGGAGAGATGTTATGGTCGGCATCCCCTACAGGAGGTGCATGCAGCAGCCCGAGGCGCCTTAGGGGGACTAGCTCAGTTAGAATTTGATTAGGATAAGaaagagatagagttggtttaGGCTTTTGTTTGGCCGAGGAGTAATCAGTTAGGATTTTCCTGTTATGGGTGATATATAAACCCAATTGTACTAGGGGATTAATAAAGCAATAATATCGAAAGGGTATTGTTGCCCagctctcctctctccctctcgcctCCTAGTTGACGCCGTGCGACAGCACAACGCCTCCCCGTCACCCCTGTTTCAAGCAGAGACCTCCTGTCTCTCATCACTACTTCCTGCGCAATAGGCCACACTCTACCATATTTCATGGTGGATAATGAAACTaaggggactaaaatttagtcttgtcacatcaaatgtttaggcactaattaggaatattaaatataggttaattataaaatcaattgcacagatggaggctaattcgcgagacgaatctattaagcctaattaatctatgattagCACACATTTActtagcatcacattgtcaaatcatggactaattaggcttaatagattcatctcgcgaattagcctctatatgtgcaattggttttataattagtctatgtttaatactcttaattagtatctaaacattcgatgtgatatggagTCCGTGGAACCAATCACCCTGTAgatgttatttttttaataaaatttattAAAGTTAGATAAGTTTAACCAATAATTCGGAAAAGATGAAGTATAATAATGTTATAGACACCGCTGATATTACATCCAAAATATCACAACTTTATAAACCATTTTAGTACGTAAGCTTTAAAGTTTGTGCTTGACTCTGCCGGTCGATCAAGGAAATTTGACGATTGAGTTCACATTTTGGTCGGGATAATTTTTCCAATGGGCACAAGACTGAAACACGGCGACTAGACCAGTGGGAGACCTGATCGGCCAGTGCGTTCCAGCTAACTTGCACTCGCAGCTCAGGACCTGCCTTTTGAGTTGGATATCACATAGGAGTGCATGCTGTACCATATGCGTCTGAATGTTTCTATCTTAGACCCTCCATTTCAAATcgtaggtcgttttggattttctaggtgcatagatgtttgtatgcacctaaacatctatgaaccttgaaaagtcaaaacgacctacaatttagtaggatggagggagtaattgcaACCATGCCAAACATGCTCAATAAGACAATAACCCATGATATTGCTTCCAAGGAATGATGGTTTAAGAGATTCTCAAGAAGAGCGTCAGAATGGAAAACCAGAGGAAATTGAGATGTTGGGATCTAGTAGTGATTACTTAGGAGTCTGATTTGCCACTGTTAAGACGACACAGGAAATGACATTGAGTCAGTTGCACAACCGTAAGATGCATGTAATTGATCAAGAATGCAAAGGGAAATTCACCAGATCGGGATGAAAGGAATTTATTTGCTAAGCTATGTCAGGTTCCTGTAAGTTTTCtgccttttttctctctctctacagAAGGTTCCTTTTTTCCAGTCCCGGCTGCAATTAGCAAAAACATTACATGGGCAGGCAGAATTTTGCCTAGCCGAGCAAGCAAATCTCTTCCATGAGGAAATGAAGGCCGGGTAGCCTGCTCAACAACAACAGATCCATGTTCAACACAAGTTACCAAAGAATGAAGATCAACATCCTTATTTGCATCGGGTCTATACTATACTAACAGGCTGGCAATGCCTCCATGGCCATCCATATCTGATACCATTCAGTTCATGATGACAATGCCGCCTTCTCCGATGCTCTATTCCTCGTGCAGTGCTCCCCTTTTCTTCTTTAACAAGAGGATGTGCTCCACAGCGAAGATGGTAGTGCCCCATCATTTATAAATGGCGTGTCCAGATGGGTGCTGGCTGCTTGAACCTCTGCTACTGCAAGAACAGGCTGCTCATGTTTCAGTAAATTCCCCGAATATGTCAGGGCAACCGTCCCAGCGTCCCTTCTCTCTTGTTTCCCAGTATCCGCCTTTGTAGCGGTACGTCCCATCCTCGCTGTCTTGCTCGAACCACTGGGGCTTCCATCCATTGTCTTGAAGTTTCGTGGACTGCAACAGGAGGGCAAGTGATTTACGCAATTGGACAGACTTCTGTGAAATTTACTATGCAAGACCCTAACTGTGCCAAATTTTACAGCGAGAGGAGACATGTATGATACCATTCTTTGACGCCGTTCCAACCTCAACTTCTCAGCATTCGCCTTCTCATATTCGCCATTCTCTAGGTGGCGCTGATCTGGTCTCAACCGTGAATCAGTAGGTGGAAGTTTTTCCTATATCCAGGAATGGCCAAGCAATTAGGGAAAAAAACTTAATTATGGGACACTTGTATGACAATCACATTTATATCCATACCTGCAGCCCTGGAGTTAACTCATTCAATGTGACCGCGAATGAAGACAGATTGTATCGCGTCGGATTAGGAGCAGGTTTGTTCTTTTCCCACAATAGTGAGGCACCTTTCAGTTGATCAGCGCTTCTCACCTTGAAAGTATCAGAATTACTATAATACATGCTTTCATCCCACTTCCCGATTAAATACGAAGCTCTGTTCCCACCATTATCCTCTACAAAGCCTTGTACCTGTGGACAAAGTGCATGCAAAAGATAAACATAAATGCAGAGTGTATGAAAGACACAAACATAATACTAAAAGCAATTATGTCAGACATTAAAGAGGAGGATATAAGTCTATGTAACCTAAGTACATAACGAAATTTACTTCTGTGCAATGGCCAAACCCCCAGAAAATGTACAACCAGCAAAAGAACAAACCACTTGAGAAGATTGATGCCATGTTCTTAACATAAAGTCAAATGGATGCCAACTCCAACAACTGATATTGAGACCTCAGACAAGGAGTTTGAATTCTTGCAATAAAAACAGAAGTTTCTACAGTCACACTAGAGATTCTTCTTCACAACTATGCCTTTTGTTAAAggtataaaaaaaattgaaacctAAAAACACAAGTGTGTATTTCCCTCAGTTTCTTTGGCAGATGTTAAGAACATGGCAATCATCCAGACTCTTTTTATGTAAATGCCAAAAGTACAAAAATGGTAATCAGTGAACCACATATTGGTCATAACTCATAAGGTAATGTACTGAAGAGGAAAACATGTGGGTTCCAGTTAACAGTAGTAATACTTGAGTTAACACTTAACAGTACAAAAGAAAGGAGTTAAGTGAAACATACTAGGTGAGGATTCCGGTCAAGAAGTGATGGCTCTTTGAATTTAAGTTTACATGAATACTGACGATTCCCTTTTATGTGCATGGTTCCATGGTGGCTGCAGTACAACTTCCCTAGAATGAGGTTGTGAATAGTTGTTGTAACCTGAAAAGACATTAGTATGTGAAAACAGAATTTAGTTATGGGAATAAATATATAACATCAATAAAAGATTTTGGCGTCCCTAGTTGTGCTACACACCTTGTTCCATTGGAAGATTTCACCATCGTCAAATTCTACAGTCAAAATGCCAACTGGTTCAACTTGAATTGACTGCCCCCAAAACTTGGATTTGAGATTGCTGTCGCCCCAGAATTTCCAACCCTTGCCTTCACAGTGGCAGGCAATCAGCATTGGATGATGACTAACCTATTGGTGGAAATGTTGAACAGCAACGTGATGAAATTAAAAGCCTCCAGTGCAAAGTATCACATAATAAGATGGATGATCAATACAAGGTAAACAGTAGCTTTTATTAGAGATCACATGACTTTGGATATGCATATATCAGCTTTCCATGATATgaacataaagaaaaaaaaaggtgataaAAACATCACTTTCTTTGTAACTATGAAAAAAGTTTCTCACTATTCCTTCCCTCAGAGACCGAGACACCTTGTTGAATAAGAAGAACAAAGAGTCCTTAACTAACCTTTTCTGCAAAAAACCGAACTCCTCTATCAGGGTAATCAGCTTCGTACGTCTCTCCTAACAATGGATTGAATGGTTTGCAAGGTCTTGCAACAGATGAAGCATAGCCAGAGACCGCAAAAGCAGCTACTTTGAGAATTCTCATGAGGCTGTTcccctagatttcaaatatataaGATATAAATGAGCAAGATCCTTATAAGATAGTAACATACACAATATTAGAAGCATGACATATATTGATACACAGAACTGCAGCATTTCCCAAACTCACAAGTGATACTGAATTACTGATACATCATAACTGAACAAAACTAACATGTATCAAACTATAATACTGTGAAAACACCTTTCACTTTTGGAAGAGTATGATGCATCAAGAAGCCTTATATGATATACCAGGCAGAAAATTTTTTATGGGTTCGGGCAGATATAACACATCTAGTTTTAGCATTCCTCACAATCACATTTGCAGATTGGATTTGTTGATTTGAACTGTGATGCGGTACTGAGCAAGTAAAGGGAAACAGATGAATGTCCTAGACATGCAATACCAAAGAAATGAAAGTGATCTTACCATTTTTCCGTATTGATAGGCCTGATCCAAGAGGTATGAATATTCCAAATCTTCAAAGCACTTTTGAAGGGATGAGAGAGGTTCATTGAAGTAGACTGGAAGGCAAACTCGTGTCAAATCCTTTCCAACACTATCTTTAATAATGGACCACAGGCTGATCCCTTTCTCTTTCTCAGTAGGCTCTGGTAGTCTAGTCCTTCGTCTAATTTGTGGTAACCTGTCACTAGAATCTTGTGTTTGGGTATCCACAACTTCCTGATCACTTAGCATGGTTGAAGATCTGTTGCCTGATTCTATGAAGTAGTCTACAGAATCAAAGAATGTAGATTCTTCTTCACAGATCAATTCACCTCCGTCGTTCTTTTCAAACTCATCAGATTCCGTTGTGCTATATTCTGGGAAAGAACAACCATTGTATCATTAACAAAATGCTAATTCTTAGGAAATAATGGTTGGAGTTCAAAATTACTCAGGATACTTGAAACAAAAACATGAGAAGATTGAAAGACAGGCACCAGTATGTGCTAAAATCATACCGCTAAAATTTCCGTGCCGAGAACTAGAAAAGTCATTCCTTGTCAACGCCTCCTGTGCTATACTTCCATCTTTACCTTCCTGCACAAATATGTGTGTAATACACTATGTAAAATTCCTGCAGGAAAAAGAGAGTAACCATTCAAGGAGTAACCTTTGCAAAATTGCGTAACTATTTCAACATGAGATCTACTCATTTGCAGGAATTTAACAACCCACAACATAAAAACTGTATTTTTACTTTCAGGCATTAAGTTGGTTCCTGCTACTTGTCACTTTTATACAAAGTCATGAACACATACAAAGAACATATGCAGCTGCTCTTACCTCAAAATGGTGTCTGCAGGACCCGAACAAGCTTAAGTAATCCTCATAACGTCGCTTCAGTTGCTTCCGGTAGCTTGAGAACTCAGAAAGTACAATCTGTTCACATTCCTGTATAAGATTCTCGTTCAGATCCTCCTGATGCATTCGATCTCGAAGCCTTGCAGTAGAAATCGAAACATCGCACTGCACGAAAGTTACTCTCCCACTGAGTGACCCGAGAGAGTAAACACTTCTTGCCAGGATCAATGCTTCAATCCAGGCAACACGGTCATCTTTTGAATCCGTCTTCAAGTGAAGCGTCTTTGTGGGGGAAAATATGTAGAATCTCCTATCGTCAGACTTACTCTCTCGAAATGCTGACACCTAGAAACATAGTAACTCATTAGCTGCCATATATTTGAAACTGGGTAGCCTTGCACATGAAAATGTCTAGGACTTTCCATGTGCAACATTATCCACCGGCATATGAAAAGCATACGCATACACAGATTAATATCCATAATATTAACAAGTAAGGCCccaaaaaaagagaggaaaagacGAAAAAACATACTGGAATCTGTtcaaaaaaagagagatttAAGAACCTGGAATGATATTCCCCAAAAATTTCATCCAAATGAGTTCGTCCCTTCAATTTCAACTGAAGGGTCAGGGGAAAGGCAACAAAAATGAAATCTACCAATAGAAAATAAGGGGGCAAAGAAGGATCTCAAGAAACCAAGAAAACAGAGCCAAACTAAAACCTACCTCAATCAAACAACCTATGCTGTTGTTGCAGATCCACAGACCCCCATGATTCAATCTGACATAGACCACAGGCCCTCCGTTTTATTCCCTCTCCTAGGCTCCCTCTCTCTATGTGGCCACTTGGATGGACTGTACATGCTTTAATTCTTGGGACCCATGGGCAAAGGCCATGAAAAGACCCAGTGATAGTACTAACACTGGGAGTTCAACAGCTAGTAAAAGCCTTGTGGAAAAGCAACCCCTGGAGCAGTACAAATCAATAATGCAAATTCCAAAAGTATCCTCAGAGCATATCCTATCCTGTAATCACATTAAATAATTCAGCTTATCACATAGCATAGATCACGTACACATCCATATGGATGAATCCTATCATACAGCGTTTTTTGGGTTAAAAAAGTGTGCACAGTAATAAGACAGCGACTAACTGATAAACTTGGTTGTCCTAATCGATCTTGATCAATAGAATGGCAACAGAGTCCCCATCCTTTTCAGAAATGACAACAAGGTTTGGAATTTAGACAAAATCTGCCAAAGGATCAGGGCTTTACGTGCAAAGATGTGCCTGACCGCGTGACAGAGAAGGGTACGGCCCTTTTGGAAATACTAGTATCAGGCGATAAAAAGGAGGCCATTTGTTCGTTTATAGCTAAACTACTAGATTCTGCTAAATTTAGACAAGAAACGGTCTTAGGACCACTAATCAGGTGGTTAATCAGTTGATTAATTAACCCAGCCTGTTAATGCTAGCACCATTGAATGGATTAGAGGAGATGATGATCTGAGCAACAAAATGGACAGGATTGAATGATTTGTCACGGCAATGCACAGACAAGGAGAAGGATGGAATGGAATGAATGCGAGTATCCTggcaaaaggaaaatagaaaagAGAGGTCACGTCATTTCGATCCAGCAATGTGACGATGTCTCCCACCTACCATTCCATCATCATGAGGCAGAACTCGATTCCCCATGAAGGCAACGAGATGAATTCCCCATGAACATATTCAGAAATCACAAcacgggaagaagaagaaagcgcaCAAATTCAACGGGAGTAATCGCGGTGAAAGGTTAAAGTTAGCCATGAATTGCATTCACCGAACGAGCACTCGCAAATGTGCGGAGGAAACTGTTGAGAAAAGAGAGGACGAAATCGAGAAACGGAATCCGCCCCACCGGAAGGCCCGGATCACAAGAACCGGACGAGAGGGGGAGAGGGCGAGCACGGACCTTGAGGCTTACGACGCCGGCGGGCTTCTCGgtgcggcgcgcgccgccgatcCTGGAGCCGATCAGCCTgacctccccgtccccctccgcGGCGCCTGCGCCCGCGTCGGCCCGAATCTTGGAGTAGGACAGGACGCCGTCGCGGAGGGAGAACCAGCGCTCCCGCCACCCGCGGCCGTAGTTGGTCCACTTGTGCAGCACCCCCtcgaccgccaccgccgcccccgaagccgcggcggcggccgcggcggggtccGGCGCCAGCGGCAGCGTCGGCGTGGCGTcccccggcagcggcggcgcggcggagaggCAGCACAGCGCGCTGTAGTGGTTGTGGTGGATTCCGTACCCGCGGCCGCTCCCGCCGCGGCTGCTCATGCTCTGCGTCATCCCGCTACcggcgctcgacggcggcggcggcggcgacggcgaggggacGGCGGGGCGTGGGGGAGGGAAGGGACGCGGGGGAGAGACGCGAGTTTCGCTCGCCTCGCCACGCTTTATTTTTAGGAGCGGTTGGTCGCTATTTATCTGTGGGGCCCACTTCCCCCTGGGTGCTCTCCCTCTCCTGGTTACAAACAGACCGGGCTTTATTTGGGATCTTTTTGGGGTTTTTTTCCGGTTCTTTGTTCTGGCCTGGCCTCTGTCTACAAAACTGCAACGACCACCACATTGGCCCTTTAATCCACTAACTGATCCAGTCTGTCTGGGCTGATAAAAGGGTTAGTTTGTCATCTCATCACATCTCTTTGCATgataaagattttttttttgcaaatcacaTTGCATGATAAAGATTAGGAATTGTCTATATCAATATATGGTACAATGGATAGTGATTTATATATTTCAATCAGACATTAGATAATGTTAGGTTGGTGTGAGATCGTTGCACATgtttatttggaaaaaaaaataggtgACAATGAgatatttttttgcaaataaTCGTTTTTAAACTATTTTTCAATATGTAGAATGTTTTGACAACAAATTAAATATAATCATCATGAGAGCTTGCTAATATAGGCCACCTAGTAATAGATATTTTATAAATTTACATACAAGGTATTCGCCACGACATCATGTAGATGTTTACATGTTTTGTGGATGTAAAGTGAGTTCTTTGCAATTATATTTGATTGGTTTTCTTGGAACCTAGTGTAAACATCTAATGGAGATTTAGTAGGTTGCGTGCACGTATAAATTTATTATTGTTGCTTTGTTTTTCATGACGCTTTGCTATCATATATGAATAGTTTTGCGACCTTTAGGTGAACTTTCTAGAGATAGGTCCACATAGCATCACAAACTTCACAGCTTCACACTCCCTAtttgcttccactgacttatttttagcacccatcacatcgaatgtttagatactaattaggagtattaaacgtagactatttacaaaacccattacataagtggaggctaaacggcgagacgaatctattaagcctaattagtccatgatttgacaatatgctgctacagtaaacatttgctaatgatggattaattaggcttaatagattcgtctcgctgtttagcttccacttatgtaatgggttttctaaatagtctacgtttaatactcctaattagtatttaaacattcgatgtgacacgtgctaaaaataagtcagtggaagcaaaCGCCCCGAACTTGAACTAAAAGTTTCTTCCTTTATTAGCTAGTGACACCCTCGAGCTGTAAAACCcctttcttcaaaaaaaaaacataaactGATTCAAGCATGGTCGTTTGAACAATGAGGACAAAAAGGACTATAGGTTCTTTACTCAGATATTAATACATTTCTATGTATTATGTAGTGTTTGTAATTTTATTGTTCATACAAGATAGAGGTAGACATTAAAATATGTTTTGTTTTGGAcaattttagttttatcataaCTTTATTTGTGGAAATGTTGGTTCTGAATACCGTGGTGCTATGGTTATATTATGTTTATAAGGTATGGTATGACTTGGCACGgtcttccaaataacactttgaccatttatttatattatattatattatttatggttataaacttataatcattgtaaAGTATATTTGATTATGAATCCAACCATTTAcattataaataaaaaattaatagtcaagttattggtcaaagattgcaaagtttgaatcttgatatgcgtgtgcgctttataaataaaaatggagggagtatgtgctATTTTGCCTATTTATGGGTCACAGTGCAGATCTTATTTTTCTTGGGAAATTTTGTCTTGtatacttttttttccttgcaatGTACTTTCATTGGTATATCTTCTTACAACTAATACTTTAGAAAGGAGGCAAAAACAAAGGGAGTAGAAGTTATGTGTAAAGACATGAACCCTGTTTACCAGATGTAGGAGCACATGATGATGTCATAGGGATCAGGAGTGATTCACATGCTATGACTAGATTTAGTGGGCCTTAATGCATAGTTAAAGTGTACTGGTAGTGatttaaaaaagaagaaggatgtACCAGCTGATAGTCTATAGGCAGTAGCTAGTGGTGAGAGCAGCTTCCACTTAACCCTTTGGGTTTGTTTTGTGGTTGCAAGAAAGACAGTTGCTTCACTCCAGACGTGTGCTACCTAGGACACCATGTAGTGCCCACTTGCTAAACCATACATTATAATACATGTGAGCTCTAACAAAGTTAGCTACAGCTAAACTTGGAATTGAGAGGACCAATAGTATTATAATCAATAAAGTTAGGGGGTgttgatactaggtgctaaactttagcagtgtcacatcggatgttcggatgctaattaggaggactaaacatgatctaattataaaactaattgcagaacccctatgctatttcgtgagacgaatctattaagcctaattaatccatcattagcaaatggttactgtagcgcTACATTAtgaaatcatggactaattaggcttaatagattcgtctcgtgaattagactccatctgtgcaattagttttgtaattagcatatgtttaatactcctaattagtatccaaacatccgattgacatgtgctaaactttagcatggggtatccaaacacccctttagctGCAGCTTAGGATTATATATGAAAtccaagacaaaaaaaaaagaaaatgtttcgCATATGAAACAAGGTTGAGTTTTTTATTGCTTCAAAATCTAGTTGTACTTCCTTAGAAGCCAAATATCCACTTTTGAAGGGCTTTAGTATAAATTGTGAAACAAGGCAACACACACCACTCAGTTTCTAATTCTGTTTCTTAGGTGTTGTTAGAAAATGAAGTCTTTGGTAGTTTTGCTTAGAAGATATCTTTTCGCTTTTCATCGGTCAAATCAAAATGTCAGGTCCACTAGCGGTGGCACGTGTGCGTGTCTGGTGTGCCCCGCTTGACCAGCAAGCCTCCTCTTCTAGGCTTAGGTGCCAGCAGGTACCCGTGCTTAGGAAACTATATATCTCTCACTGACAATGCGGACCCATGCTTGGGGGTCCCAATTGTTGGTGTCAGCTCAAGTTCTTGGTGATGGAGCAGTCAGTACTGTACATGGAAAATGCCCCGGTACACTTGGAATAGTTATACCACACctttaaaagaaaagaataatCTAATACTAATAGTGATGTGGTATAGTCCACCTCATAATCTTATGAGTGATTGTCTCGTAAGAGAATACTAGTCTCTTTCCAATAACAAGGCTTATACGGACCAATGTAACTGGCGTTAGATTTGAATTCACAAGAACTCCCTGctgtaatatatttttgcagcGAATAAGCCCAAGTTTAAAACTCAAAAAGTGGAAGGAGAGAGTAGACATGGGAAAAATATGCAAATGAAGCGTCCACCCTTGTGCATTTACTGTAGGCTCTAGCTTGTTTCACATTACCATTTTCTTTACAATATAAAAAACAATTTGCAAAAATGCACTCTGAGGAGGTGTTTGTTTCcttagtccctcctaaaatttctgtcacatcgaagtttagatactaattaggagtgttaaatatagactaattacaaaaccaattgtacagatggagactaatttgcgagacgaatctattaagcctaattagtccatgatttgacaatgtgatgctacagtaaacatgtgctaatgatgaattaattagacttaatagattcgtctcgtgaattagcctccatctgtgtaattagttttataattagctcatatttagtcctcctaattaacctccaagtattcgatgtgatataaattttagtctggactaaagatccaaacaccccagcaTGCTAATCAGTCTACCTAGGAAACAGTTGAGTCGGACCTGTCTCCCCATTCGCATCACTTCAACCATAGTACACATTGCCTTTGGTTTGCAAGACGCGTGAACGTAGCACTATGACTGATTGGACGGCTGACAGTACTGCCACGTCACATGCACACGAGATCCCATCGGGGCGGTGTGTGGATCCCACGCTTGACTGCAGTTCCGAAGtgtcaatctttttttttttccgaatcaCTCCCGTATACGCTCTCGTCCCTGCAAATTCACGTACGCAATTCTACCCTACAAGCACATTCGAACGATCGAGCTGGCAAATCCTAGAGATTGACGAAATCACCACTTGCACCTCCTTGAGATTGAGGAAGTCATCATTAGCACCTCGCTGTCGAcgggcacgtcgcctaccactgaaagaatagcgccggTTAAATTCTGAAATAAATCTATAAAAATGAAAACACCCGTACCGAGTCGAGGACTCAAACCCTTGTGAGCAGGTTCCACTACAAGGTACGCTCAGTTCGCTCCAAAGTATCAATCTTGACAAGCCAAGCAATGTATAATAAATCTTACCGATGAATCTCTCAAATTGTACCATTTAAAAAACCATTATATTATGTTAATGTTTAATAGTTGTTCataaacaattttttttattatgagTCATTATTTCAGAAAAAAGTGAGTCTCTGgtaatatatgacgtttaggagaGCCAAAGTTCAATCATCACATATTTAGGTCctctttggcatggctccaactccgggtggagctgctccactccagaactccacatggagccagctccgctccaaaactccagaacaaaaatggggtgtttggctagatgggtgctcttagctccaaaaaagatcgatttcagtgtggattgccgttgttgccccccaattaaggccccacttgtcatcctctctatcctatcttcttcttcccctttttccactgcactgtgccgcacacgggagaccctccacgggcagcggggtgggcggcgacgggcggtgacgggcgatgggcggcggggctggccggccacgggggcggcgacgggcggcgatgggcggcggggctggctggccacgggggcggcgacgggcggggctctggaggcgagtggggctcgggagaatagacgggcggcgggcggcgacgggcgacaggcgcagcgggcggcgacgggcgacgggcgcggcgggcgggcggcgacgggcgacgggcggcgccgggcggcgatgggcgacgggcggcgggtggcgacgggtgTCGCCGAGCGGCGGGGCCGGC
The genomic region above belongs to Setaria italica strain Yugu1 chromosome VI, Setaria_italica_v2.0, whole genome shotgun sequence and contains:
- the LOC101772194 gene encoding oxysterol-binding protein-related protein 2A, with amino-acid sequence MTQSMSSRGGSGRGYGIHHNHYSALCCLSAAPPLPGDATPTLPLAPDPAAAAAAASGAAVAVEGVLHKWTNYGRGWRERWFSLRDGVLSYSKIRADAGAGAAEGDGEVRLIGSRIGGARRTEKPAGVVSLKVSAFRESKSDDRRFYIFSPTKTLHLKTDSKDDRVAWIEALILARSVYSLGSLSGRVTFVQCDVSISTARLRDRMHQEDLNENLIQECEQIVLSEFSSYRKQLKRRYEDYLSLFGSCRHHFEEGKDGSIAQEALTRNDFSSSRHGNFSEYSTTESDEFEKNDGGELICEEESTFFDSVDYFIESGNRSSTMLSDQEVVDTQTQDSSDRLPQIRRRTRLPEPTEKEKGISLWSIIKDSVGKDLTRVCLPVYFNEPLSSLQKCFEDLEYSYLLDQAYQYGKMGNSLMRILKVAAFAVSGYASSVARPCKPFNPLLGETYEADYPDRGVRFFAEKVSHHPMLIACHCEGKGWKFWGDSNLKSKFWGQSIQVEPVGILTVEFDDGEIFQWNKVTTTIHNLILGKLYCSHHGTMHIKGNRQYSCKLKFKEPSLLDRNPHLVQGFVEDNGGNRASYLIGKWDESMYYSNSDTFKVRSADQLKGASLLWEKNKPAPNPTRYNLSSFAVTLNELTPGLQEKLPPTDSRLRPDQRHLENGEYEKANAEKLRLERRQRMSTKLQDNGWKPQWFEQDSEDGTYRYKGGYWETREKGRWDGCPDIFGEFTET